A single genomic interval of Camelina sativa cultivar DH55 chromosome 11, Cs, whole genome shotgun sequence harbors:
- the LOC104728812 gene encoding uncharacterized protein LOC104728812: protein MEKTNALNGEEEEEDECEVVKAAKVYRDLLKAVVKHIGKEDHKAHFVDFVKQEFRKNAANSEKMNLARNYAFLLNSIHSHKDLLFSYNIAVDRTEEMKRVLNKSAASVGLRLPEVYES, encoded by the exons ATGGAGAAGACTAACGCTTTGAATG gtgaagaagaagaagaagatgagtgtgAAGTAGTTAAAGCTGCTAAAGTATACCGTGACCTACTCAAAGCAGTGGTGAAACATATTGGTAAAGAAGACCACAAGGCTCATTTCGTAGACTTTGTTAAGCAAGAGTTTAGGAAAAATGCTGCAAACTCGGAGAAGATGAACCTTGCCCGCAACTACGCTTTTCTTCTCAATAGCATTCATTCTCACAAG GATTTGCTGTTCTCATACAACATTGCGGTTGATAGAACTGAAGAGATGAAACGAGTACTTAATAAATCTGCAGCGAGTGTAGGTCTTCGTCTTCCCGAGGTTTACGAGTCATGA
- the LOC104725706 gene encoding sorbitol dehydrogenase, whose translation MGKGGMSQGEGSKVGEENMAAWLVGINTLKIQPFLLPSVGPHDVRVRMKAVGICGSDVHYLKTMRCADFVVKEPMVIGHECAGIIEEVGEEVKHLVVGDRVALEPGISCWRCNLCREGRYNLCPEMKFFATPPVHGSLANQVVHPADLCFKLPENVSLEEGAMCEPLSVGVHACRRAEIGPETNVLVMGAGPIGLVTMLAARAFGVPRIVIVDVDENRLAVAKQLGADGIVQVTTSLEDVGSEVEQIQKAMGSNIDVTFDCAGFNKTMSTALAATRCGGKVCLVGMGHGIMTVPLTPAAAREVDVVGVFRYKNTWPLCLEFLTSGKIDVKPLITHRFGFSQKEVEDAFETSARGSNAIKVMFNL comes from the exons ATGGGGAAAGGAGGGATGTCTCAAGGAGAAGGCTCAAAGGTTGGAGAAGAGAACATGGCTGCTTGGTTGGTTGGTATCAATACCCTTAAGATccaaccttttcttcttccttctgttG GTCCTCATGATGTGAGAGTTAGGATGAAAGCCGTTGGTATATGTGGAAGTGATGTTCATTACCTTAAG accATGAGATGTGCGGATTTTGTGGTGAAAGAACCAATGGTGATTGGACATGAATGTGCTGGGATCATTGAAGAAGTAGGTGAAGAAGTGAAACATCTAGTGGTTGGTGACCGTGTTGCTCTTGAACCTGGGATCAGTTGTTGGAGATGCAATCTCTGCAGGGAAGGAAGATACAACCTTTGTCCAGAGATGAAGTTCTTTGCAACCCCACCAGTTCATGGCTCTCTAGCTAACCAAGTGGTTCACCCTGCGGATCTATGCTTCAAATTGCCTGAGAATGTGAGTTTGGAGGAAGGAGCAATGTGTGAACCACTAAGTGTTGGTGTGCATGCTTGTCGTCGAGCTGAAATTGGCCCTGAAACAAATGTATTGGTAATGGGAGCTGGACCTATTGGCCTTGTCACCATGTTGGCCGCTCGGGCTTTCGGTGTGCCTAGAATTGTTATTGTGGATGTTGATGAGAACCGTTTAGCTGTAGCCAAACAGCTCGGTGCAGATGGGATTGTTCAAGTGACAACAAGCTTAGAG GATGTTGGTTCTGAGGTTGAACAAATTCAGAAAGCTATGGGGTCAAACATTGATGTGACATTCGATTGTGCGGGTTTTAACAAAACCATGTCGACAGCATTAGCAGCCACTCGGTGTGGTGGTAAAGTCTGTCTTGTTGGAATGGGTCATGGTATAATGACTGTCCCTCTCACTCCTGCAGCTGCAAG GGAGGTAGATGTGGTAGGTGTGTTCAGGTACAAGAACACATGGCCTTTGTGTCTTGAGTTCCTGACAAGTGGTAAGATTGATGTAAAGCCACTCATAACCCACAGATTCGGTTTCTCTCAGAAGGAAGTGGAAGACGCCTTTGAAACCAGTGCTCGTGGGAGCAATGCCATCAAAGTTATGTTCAATCTCTGA